In Synechococcus sp. CB0101, a genomic segment contains:
- a CDS encoding M67 family metallopeptidase, whose product MPEHLQFDGHCLIVLERTLQAAEPEEGCALLLGTRSSTTLRVQWIWPCRNVWQPAQERPQRFSLDPREQLLAQRWCRSRALTVLGAAHSHPTSAAVPSPTDRQLCVGPTLMVIRSGLEPTSAALRAWWMQEGYGSSALAEPQELTIEPPAATAGAGHLGE is encoded by the coding sequence ATGCCAGAGCACCTGCAGTTCGATGGGCATTGCCTGATCGTTCTGGAGCGCACCCTGCAGGCCGCAGAACCCGAGGAGGGCTGCGCCTTGCTGCTGGGCACCCGCAGCAGCACCACCCTGCGGGTGCAATGGATCTGGCCTTGCCGCAACGTGTGGCAACCAGCCCAGGAGCGACCTCAGCGCTTCAGCCTTGACCCGCGCGAACAGCTGCTGGCCCAGCGCTGGTGCCGCAGCCGCGCACTCACGGTGCTCGGCGCTGCCCACAGCCATCCGACCAGTGCTGCCGTGCCATCGCCTACCGACCGGCAGCTCTGCGTGGGCCCCACCCTGATGGTGATCCGCAGTGGGCTCGAGCCAACCAGTGCGGCCCTGCGCGCCTGGTGGATGCAGGAGGGGTATGGCAGCTCAGCCCTGGCGGAGCCCCAAGAACTCACGATTGAGCCGCCGGCAGCGACCGCAGGGGCCGGGCATTTGGGAGAGTAG
- a CDS encoding CAAD domain-containing protein — translation MTVETPDLKDQASPADESGASFTERYSEVLSKVNETLDKVDWSQMGRIGKGVGVLVVVIVAQVLIKGVIDTINLLPVVPGLLELLGLVVVGQWSWQNLTTSDKRSAVITKVQSLRKEYLG, via the coding sequence ATGACCGTCGAGACCCCCGACCTCAAGGACCAGGCCAGCCCTGCTGATGAGTCCGGCGCCAGCTTCACCGAGCGCTACAGCGAAGTGCTCAGCAAGGTGAACGAGACCCTCGACAAGGTCGATTGGAGCCAGATGGGCCGCATCGGCAAGGGTGTGGGCGTGCTTGTGGTGGTGATCGTCGCCCAGGTGTTGATCAAGGGCGTGATCGACACCATCAACCTGCTGCCCGTGGTGCCCGGCCTGCTGGAGCTGCTGGGCCTGGTGGTGGTGGGCCAATGGAGCTGGCAGAACCTCACCACCAGCGATAAGCGCTCCGCTGTGATCACCAAGGTGCAGAGCCTGCGTAAGGAATACCTGGGCTGA
- a CDS encoding fructosamine kinase family protein produces MLAARASGSAMQQQVMARWLAQQGLELAAMQPVGGGCIHRAWQLELRDGSRRFAKTNRAALLPVLEAEADGLAALQAAAGSAGSAADLPTIPEPLALAELEGEAVLLLSWLDLGGSHKQGWRELGRGLARLHRASLNSGDGRFGWHRRNFIGSGPQHNNWHCSWAEFFSEQRLVVQLQLAAEAGRAIPQAQALLEEVPHWLAAHEPEACLVHGDLWSGNAGLLHGGGGAVFDPAVYRGDREVDLAMARLFGGFPAAFFEGYQQEWPLPAGHQQRVELYNLYHLLNHANLFGGGYWHQSAACIQELLRSWS; encoded by the coding sequence CATGCAGCAGCAGGTGATGGCGCGCTGGCTGGCGCAGCAGGGGCTCGAGCTAGCGGCGATGCAACCGGTGGGCGGCGGCTGCATCCATCGCGCCTGGCAACTGGAGCTCAGGGATGGCAGCCGGCGCTTTGCCAAAACCAACCGCGCCGCTCTGCTGCCGGTGCTGGAGGCCGAGGCCGACGGCCTGGCCGCCCTGCAGGCCGCTGCAGGCAGCGCAGGCTCCGCAGCAGATCTGCCCACGATTCCTGAGCCCCTGGCCCTCGCCGAGCTTGAGGGTGAAGCGGTGTTGCTGCTGAGCTGGCTCGATCTGGGCGGCAGCCATAAGCAGGGCTGGCGAGAGTTGGGCAGAGGCCTTGCGCGGCTGCACCGGGCAAGCCTCAACAGCGGCGACGGGCGCTTTGGCTGGCACCGCAGGAATTTCATCGGCTCAGGCCCGCAACACAACAACTGGCATTGCAGCTGGGCTGAGTTTTTCAGCGAACAGCGCTTAGTGGTGCAGCTGCAGCTGGCAGCAGAGGCGGGCCGGGCGATACCCCAGGCTCAAGCGCTGCTGGAGGAGGTGCCCCACTGGCTGGCCGCTCATGAACCGGAGGCCTGCCTGGTGCACGGCGATCTCTGGAGCGGCAATGCCGGATTGCTCCATGGCGGCGGCGGCGCCGTGTTTGATCCAGCGGTGTACCGGGGCGATCGCGAAGTGGATCTGGCGATGGCCCGCCTCTTTGGCGGATTTCCAGCGGCCTTCTTTGAGGGTTACCAGCAGGAATGGCCGCTACCCGCAGGCCACCAGCAGCGCGTGGAGCTCTACAACCTGTATCACCTGCTCAACCACGCCAACTTGTTCGGCGGTGGCTACTGGCATCAAAGCGCCGCTTGCATCCAGGAGCTACTGCGCTCCTGGAGCTGA